One Bosea sp. 685 DNA segment encodes these proteins:
- a CDS encoding IlvD/Edd family dehydratase — MAKGLRKGLTSYGDEGFALFLRKAFIKAMGYSDDALDRPIVGITNTYSDYNPCHGNAPALIEAVKRGVMLSGAMPMVFPTISIHESFAHPTSMFLRNLMAMDTEEMIRAQPMDAIVVIGGCDKTLPAQIMAAASVDLPTVVVPVGPMVVGHHKGEVLGACTDCRRLWSAHRAGEIDEAEIEIVNSRLAPSVGTCMVMGTASTMACITETLGLSLPMSATIPAPHAERIRLAEASGAAAARMAVDGGPRPSALLTPQAFRNATVVMQAIGGSTNGIIHLTAIANRTPHRYDLDMLDEIGRKVPVLVDLKPSGSHYMEHFHHAGGVPRLLAQLGELIDLDAGTVAGGTLRDIVAKAEDVPGQDVIRPRSAPIKAEGSMAVLYGNLAPGGAIIKQAAASARLLQHAGRAVVFDSVEDMAARIDDPELDVSADDVLVLRNTGPKGAPGMPEAGYLPIPKKLGRQGVKDMVRISDARMSGTAFGTIVLHITPESAVGGPLALVESGDMICLDLAGRRIDLLIDDSEFERRRSRLKTAPAPAMPKRGYARLFQQTVLQADEGCDFDFMVRPPDEAP, encoded by the coding sequence ATGGCCAAAGGCCTGCGCAAGGGACTGACGAGCTATGGCGACGAGGGGTTTGCGCTGTTCCTGCGCAAGGCCTTCATCAAGGCGATGGGCTATTCCGACGATGCGCTGGATCGTCCGATCGTCGGCATCACCAACACCTACAGCGACTACAACCCCTGCCATGGCAACGCGCCGGCCCTGATCGAGGCGGTGAAACGCGGCGTCATGCTGTCGGGCGCGATGCCGATGGTGTTCCCGACCATCTCGATCCATGAAAGCTTCGCCCATCCGACCTCGATGTTCCTGCGCAATCTGATGGCGATGGACACCGAGGAGATGATCCGGGCCCAGCCGATGGACGCGATCGTCGTGATCGGCGGCTGCGACAAGACATTGCCGGCGCAGATCATGGCGGCCGCGAGCGTGGATCTACCCACCGTCGTGGTTCCGGTCGGGCCGATGGTGGTCGGCCACCACAAGGGCGAGGTGCTGGGCGCCTGCACCGACTGCCGGCGCTTGTGGAGCGCCCATCGCGCCGGCGAGATCGACGAGGCCGAGATCGAGATCGTGAACAGCCGCCTGGCGCCTTCCGTCGGCACCTGCATGGTGATGGGCACGGCCTCGACCATGGCCTGCATCACCGAGACGCTTGGCCTGTCGCTACCGATGAGCGCGACGATTCCCGCGCCCCATGCCGAGCGCATCCGCTTGGCCGAAGCCAGCGGCGCGGCGGCTGCCCGCATGGCAGTCGATGGCGGTCCGCGTCCCAGCGCGTTGCTGACGCCGCAGGCCTTCCGCAATGCGACGGTCGTGATGCAGGCGATCGGCGGCTCGACCAACGGCATCATCCATCTGACCGCGATCGCCAATCGCACCCCGCATCGCTACGACCTCGACATGCTCGACGAGATCGGCCGCAAGGTGCCGGTCCTGGTCGATCTCAAGCCCTCGGGCTCCCATTATATGGAGCATTTCCACCATGCCGGCGGCGTGCCCAGGCTGCTCGCCCAGCTTGGCGAGCTGATCGACCTCGATGCCGGCACGGTCGCGGGCGGGACATTGCGCGATATCGTCGCCAAGGCCGAGGATGTGCCGGGGCAGGATGTGATCCGGCCGCGCTCGGCCCCGATCAAGGCAGAGGGCTCGATGGCGGTGCTCTATGGCAATCTCGCCCCGGGCGGTGCCATCATCAAGCAGGCGGCGGCATCCGCGCGGCTGCTCCAGCATGCCGGCCGGGCGGTCGTGTTCGATTCGGTCGAGGACATGGCGGCTCGCATCGACGATCCCGAGCTTGACGTCAGCGCGGACGATGTCCTCGTGCTCCGCAACACCGGCCCGAAGGGCGCGCCCGGCATGCCCGAGGCCGGTTACCTGCCGATCCCGAAGAAGCTCGGCCGCCAGGGCGTCAAGGATATGGTGCGGATTTCCGATGCCCGCATGAGCGGCACGGCCTTCGGTACGATCGTGCTGCATATCACGCCGGAATCGGCCGTTGGCGGGCCGCTTGCGCTGGTCGAGAGCGGCGACATGATCTGCCTCGACCTGGCCGGCCGTCGCATCGATTTGCTGATCGACGACAGCGAATTCGAGCGCCGCAGGTCCCGGCTGAAGACCGCGCCTGCGCCCGCAATGCCCAAGCGCGGCTATGCGCGCCTGTTCCAGCAAACGGTGCTGCAAGCCGATGAAGGCTGCGATTTCGACTTCATGGTCCGCCCGCCCGATGAGGCGCCATAG
- a CDS encoding metalloregulator ArsR/SmtB family transcription factor, whose protein sequence is MKASVICRDIGAASDLLRAIANPNRLAIICLLLEGERSVMELELALGIRQPTLSQQLTELRDAGLIAGRRVAKHVHYRVVDERAGKIVACLRGIFSELLPASAMLAVAGDLNDRQSLAEITALARLAERELM, encoded by the coding sequence ATGAAGGCATCGGTGATTTGCCGCGATATCGGGGCTGCCAGCGATCTCCTGCGCGCCATCGCCAATCCCAACCGCCTCGCGATCATTTGCCTGCTGTTGGAGGGAGAGAGGAGCGTCATGGAGCTGGAGCTGGCGCTCGGCATTCGCCAGCCGACCCTCTCCCAGCAATTGACGGAGTTACGGGACGCCGGCCTGATCGCCGGGCGCCGCGTCGCCAAGCATGTCCATTACCGTGTCGTCGATGAACGCGCCGGCAAGATCGTTGCGTGCCTGCGCGGGATCTTCTCGGAACTCCTGCCCGCCTCGGCGATGCTGGCTGTCGCGGGAGATCTGAACGATCGCCAGAGCCTCGCCGAGATCACCGCCCTGGCCCGCCTGGCCGAGCGGGAGCTCATGTAG
- a CDS encoding ABC transporter substrate-binding protein, producing MKVGVHPNNLHLFLAGRWDGAFSASDVSFVAYPEGRDSARLLEAGTIDICGTGSTPPILAQANGLDVLYVAASAPRPANGGIVTGPSSNIRDVADLKGARIALLDGSFHTYLLARVLETAGLRLSDVQRVELAPGASLRALGEGEVDAWVAMAPLLDQSLRAGKARLLAPCGDTIPNRSVFWTLRRRELPRGVLEAFIRSLMAFGEAISHQPDEAARLLADEGAGPVDLAAWKKAVETRDWRIVPAGPDIIAEQQAEADTLVRHGDLPDTLTLTDVALVPNVAIA from the coding sequence CTGAAGGTCGGGGTCCACCCCAATAATCTGCACCTGTTTCTGGCAGGGCGCTGGGACGGCGCGTTCAGCGCAAGCGATGTCAGCTTCGTTGCCTATCCCGAGGGACGCGACAGCGCGCGCCTGCTGGAAGCCGGCACGATCGATATCTGCGGGACAGGCTCGACGCCGCCGATCCTCGCTCAGGCCAACGGCCTGGACGTCCTCTACGTCGCGGCCTCCGCGCCAAGGCCTGCGAATGGCGGCATCGTCACCGGCCCGTCCTCGAATATCCGCGACGTCGCGGATCTGAAGGGAGCCCGGATCGCGCTGCTCGACGGCTCGTTCCATACCTATCTGCTGGCGCGCGTGCTGGAGACGGCGGGCTTGAGGCTATCTGATGTGCAGCGCGTCGAACTCGCGCCCGGCGCCTCGCTGCGGGCTCTGGGGGAAGGCGAGGTCGATGCCTGGGTCGCGATGGCGCCCTTGCTCGACCAATCGCTCAGGGCCGGCAAGGCCAGGCTGCTCGCACCTTGCGGCGATACGATTCCGAACCGGTCGGTGTTCTGGACCTTGCGCCGCCGCGAGCTTCCCAGGGGCGTGCTCGAGGCCTTCATCCGCAGCCTCATGGCCTTCGGTGAAGCGATTTCGCATCAGCCGGATGAGGCCGCCCGCCTGCTTGCCGACGAAGGCGCCGGCCCGGTCGATCTCGCGGCCTGGAAAAAGGCGGTCGAGACGCGGGATTGGCGCATCGTGCCGGCAGGCCCCGACATCATCGCCGAACAGCAGGCCGAAGCGGACACGCTGGTTCGACATGGCGATCTGCCCGACACGCTCACACTTACCGATGTCGCTCTCGTGCCCAACGTCGCAATCGCGTGA
- a CDS encoding LLM class flavin-dependent oxidoreductase: MNVLWYMCAPDGAYPWNAEGSRRVDYGYFRQLAQAYDHLGYTGALFATGAHDVWVLAAALLPYTERLKFLIAIHPGLVPVTLLGKMAATLQDFSRGRVMINVVSGDAKMLGAYGMTMPHDERYVMADEYLTIWHRLMRGESVTHEGKYLSVTGAKLALPAGSAIAPPPLWFGGSSEPAIEVAAKHVDTYLSWGETPEQMRLKVEQVKRRAAAYERELSYGIRLYVIVRNTDAEAWEAAQWLYDRMGEDAIAANQRFVGGTDSVGQQRMSAMHGGVKPANIRDLETAPNLWSGIGLVRPGPGTAIVGSPDTVIRTLEAYQAAGIETFILSGMPLLEEAYRFGELVLPRLPVERQLRDAKQFTWSTLFDRDLSAGKLPAA; this comes from the coding sequence ATGAACGTTCTCTGGTACATGTGCGCGCCCGATGGCGCCTATCCCTGGAATGCGGAAGGGTCGCGGCGCGTCGATTACGGCTATTTCCGCCAGCTCGCGCAGGCTTACGACCATCTCGGATATACCGGCGCCCTGTTCGCGACCGGCGCGCATGATGTCTGGGTGCTGGCGGCGGCGCTGCTGCCCTATACGGAACGCCTGAAGTTCCTCATCGCGATCCATCCCGGGCTCGTGCCGGTGACCCTGCTCGGCAAGATGGCCGCGACATTGCAGGATTTCTCGCGCGGCCGCGTGATGATCAACGTCGTCTCGGGCGATGCGAAGATGCTTGGTGCCTATGGCATGACGATGCCTCATGACGAGCGCTACGTCATGGCCGACGAATATCTGACGATCTGGCACCGGCTGATGCGTGGCGAGAGCGTCACCCATGAGGGCAAATACCTCTCCGTCACCGGGGCCAAGCTCGCCTTGCCGGCGGGGAGCGCGATCGCTCCCCCTCCGCTCTGGTTCGGCGGTTCCTCCGAGCCGGCGATCGAGGTCGCGGCCAAGCATGTCGACACCTACCTGTCCTGGGGCGAAACGCCCGAGCAGATGCGCCTGAAGGTCGAGCAGGTGAAGCGGCGCGCGGCGGCCTATGAGCGCGAGCTGTCCTATGGCATCCGGCTCTATGTCATCGTGCGCAACACGGATGCGGAGGCCTGGGAGGCCGCGCAATGGCTCTATGACCGGATGGGCGAGGACGCGATCGCCGCCAATCAGCGTTTCGTCGGCGGAACGGATTCGGTCGGCCAGCAGCGGATGTCGGCGATGCATGGCGGCGTGAAGCCCGCCAATATCCGCGATCTCGAGACGGCGCCCAATCTCTGGTCCGGCATCGGCCTGGTCAGGCCGGGGCCGGGCACGGCGATCGTCGGCTCGCCGGACACGGTGATCCGCACCTTGGAGGCCTATCAGGCCGCCGGCATCGAAACCTTCATCCTGTCCGGCATGCCGCTTCTGGAGGAAGCCTACCGCTTCGGCGAACTCGTCCTGCCGCGACTGCCGGTGGAGCGCCAGCTTCGCGACGCCAAGCAGTTCACCTGGTCCACCTTGTTCGACCGCGACCTGTCCGCCGGAAAGCTGCCGGCGGCGTAG
- a CDS encoding ABC transporter permease subunit translates to MTAIIPMRNAVSSRQAGGSFWAAKSRLLGVPRLVSPLVLLIAWQVFSATGFLPTRILASPVAILETAWQLTRSGELLLGLAVSLLRVLAGFSVALVLGIVLALLSGLSRLGETIIDPLLQMFKAMPFLGLLPLFILWFGIGEAPKIGLVAVGAIFPIYLTLHAGIRGVDLKLIEAGRTLGLDQWGLIRHIILLGALPSLLVGIRYGLSVAWLSLVVGEQINAGSGLGYIITNARDFLQTDVIVVCLLVYAAMGLATDSLVRFFEARYLRWRPRLVTP, encoded by the coding sequence ATGACGGCGATCATTCCGATGCGCAATGCAGTCTCATCACGCCAGGCCGGCGGGTCATTCTGGGCGGCAAAAAGCCGGCTGCTTGGCGTGCCGCGCCTGGTCTCGCCCTTGGTTCTGCTGATCGCCTGGCAGGTCTTCAGCGCGACCGGATTTTTGCCCACGCGCATCCTGGCCTCGCCCGTCGCGATCCTTGAGACCGCTTGGCAACTGACACGCTCTGGCGAATTGCTCCTGGGCCTGGCGGTATCGCTCCTGCGTGTCCTTGCCGGCTTCAGCGTCGCCCTGGTGCTCGGGATCGTGCTGGCTTTGCTGTCTGGCTTGTCGCGCCTTGGCGAAACGATCATCGATCCGCTGTTGCAGATGTTCAAGGCGATGCCCTTCCTTGGCCTACTGCCGCTGTTCATCCTGTGGTTCGGCATCGGCGAAGCGCCGAAGATCGGCTTGGTGGCCGTCGGCGCGATCTTTCCGATCTATCTGACGCTGCATGCCGGCATTCGCGGGGTCGATCTGAAGTTGATCGAGGCGGGGCGTACGCTCGGTCTCGATCAATGGGGACTGATACGCCACATCATTCTGCTGGGCGCTTTGCCGTCGCTGCTGGTGGGCATCCGCTACGGCCTCAGCGTCGCATGGCTCAGTCTGGTCGTCGGGGAACAGATCAACGCCGGCAGCGGCCTCGGCTACATCATCACCAATGCGCGCGATTTCCTGCAGACCGACGTCATCGTCGTCTGCCTGCTCGTCTATGCCGCCATGGGCCTGGCCACAGATTCATTGGTTCGGTTTTTCGAGGCGCGCTATTTGCGCTGGCGTCCCCGGTTGGTGACGCCATGA
- a CDS encoding ABC transporter ATP-binding protein produces MSKMPAQPLLELQGLSRSFGAHMVLDRLDLSIAPGEFVALLGRSGSGKSTLLRALAGLDPLPPGSARLPQRRAVVFQEHRLMPWKTVIDNVLLGLDRPDAKQAAKQALAEVGLAAHATAWPSALSGGEAQRAALARALVREPELLLLDEPFAALDALTRIRMHELVLDLWERHHPAVLLVTHDVWEAVVLADRILILDEGRMSHEIVVDAPRPRQHGNPALAALEASLLSRIGVPLKQGPTEQGKSFENSGTPDEKDPVHESSQI; encoded by the coding sequence ATGAGCAAGATGCCCGCCCAGCCTTTGCTCGAGCTGCAAGGCCTTAGCCGCTCGTTCGGTGCGCACATGGTGCTCGACCGGCTGGATCTTTCGATCGCGCCGGGGGAGTTCGTCGCGCTACTGGGGCGCAGCGGGTCCGGCAAATCGACGCTGCTGCGGGCGCTCGCCGGGCTCGATCCCCTCCCTCCGGGCTCGGCGCGGCTGCCGCAGCGGCGAGCGGTCGTGTTTCAGGAACATCGGCTGATGCCCTGGAAGACCGTGATCGACAATGTTTTGCTCGGCCTCGACCGACCGGATGCGAAGCAGGCGGCGAAGCAGGCGCTGGCGGAGGTCGGTCTCGCAGCGCATGCCACGGCATGGCCAAGCGCCTTGTCAGGTGGTGAAGCGCAGAGAGCGGCGCTTGCCCGCGCTCTTGTGCGCGAGCCGGAGCTTCTGTTGCTGGACGAGCCTTTCGCGGCGCTGGATGCATTGACCCGCATACGCATGCACGAGCTCGTGCTGGATCTCTGGGAGCGGCACCATCCGGCTGTCCTCCTGGTGACGCACGACGTCTGGGAAGCGGTGGTGCTCGCCGATAGAATTCTGATCCTCGACGAGGGGCGGATGAGCCATGAGATCGTCGTCGATGCGCCGCGGCCCCGTCAGCATGGCAATCCAGCCCTGGCCGCTTTGGAGGCATCACTCCTAAGCCGTATCGGAGTGCCCTTGAAGCAGGGGCCGACGGAACAGGGCAAGTCATTCGAAAACTCTGGCACTCCCGATGAGAAAGACCCAGTCCATGAATCGTCGCAGATTTAA
- a CDS encoding aliphatic sulfonate ABC transporter substrate-binding protein: MNRRRFNLLGASLALSGIVPAARAATGDVVRIGWLRGPNDITLGKARGTLERALAAHGARVEWAGPFAAAAPALEALNAGSIDVTAGSSTACITALSAGVPMVIFAYQKMAAAAEGILVKRDSPIKTLKDLSGRSVAVNRGGTGEYLLMRALERNGIDASAVKRIYLSPSDSGPGFTQGHVDAWATWDPFISIALKSYDARILADGAEIGSENAVTLMASKSFASEKAALLQVIFDIAKQDNAWSLEHEAEAGAIWAQAMSLPADLAPALGANNAVPTRAVSEADVAQIARIADWYVASKIIPKQPDVANGVVRLKE; the protein is encoded by the coding sequence ATGAATCGTCGCAGATTTAACCTGCTGGGAGCCTCGCTGGCGCTTTCGGGAATCGTGCCGGCGGCACGGGCTGCAACTGGCGATGTGGTGCGCATTGGCTGGCTGAGGGGCCCCAACGACATCACCCTCGGCAAGGCGCGCGGCACGTTGGAGCGGGCTTTGGCGGCGCATGGCGCCCGCGTGGAATGGGCTGGTCCATTCGCAGCCGCCGCTCCGGCGCTGGAAGCCTTGAACGCCGGCAGCATCGACGTGACGGCCGGAAGCTCGACCGCCTGCATCACCGCGCTCTCGGCCGGTGTCCCGATGGTCATCTTCGCCTATCAGAAGATGGCGGCCGCCGCCGAAGGCATCCTCGTCAAGCGCGATTCTCCAATCAAGACGCTGAAGGATCTCTCCGGCCGCAGCGTCGCGGTCAATCGAGGCGGCACCGGCGAATATCTCCTGATGCGGGCGCTGGAGCGCAACGGGATCGATGCGTCCGCCGTGAAGCGCATCTATCTCAGCCCAAGCGATAGCGGCCCGGGCTTCACCCAGGGGCATGTCGATGCCTGGGCGACCTGGGATCCCTTCATCTCCATCGCCTTGAAGAGCTATGACGCGCGCATTCTGGCCGATGGTGCGGAGATCGGTTCGGAGAATGCCGTCACGCTCATGGCCAGCAAGAGCTTTGCCTCCGAAAAGGCTGCGCTGCTGCAAGTGATCTTCGACATAGCCAAGCAGGACAACGCCTGGTCGCTGGAGCACGAGGCCGAGGCCGGAGCGATCTGGGCCCAGGCGATGAGCCTGCCGGCGGATCTTGCGCCTGCGCTCGGTGCGAACAACGCTGTGCCAACTCGCGCGGTCTCGGAGGCGGATGTCGCGCAGATTGCGCGTATCGCCGATTGGTATGTGGCGAGCAAGATCATCCCGAAGCAGCCCGATGTCGCCAATGGCGTCGTCAGGCTGAAGGAATAG
- a CDS encoding DNA polymerase III subunit delta', producing MRATSDEPDRLPNAPHPRETLALVGHGTQEQDFLEALRSGRMHHAWLLGGPEGIGKASFAYRAARFMLAAGDPARRAADAASLAMAEADPASRRIMAQSHPDLHVLRRTQKPDGKGYTSNIPVDSVRRVLDRFGSSAAEGGWRVAIVDSAEDMDRSAANALLKLLEEPPLRALFLIVAHAPGRMLPTIRSRCRLLTFEALDEAAIAQAGRIALERMGDPFDESALLRAASFSDGSVRRALTYVDPETLALVEAVRARLDALPGIDLTALLALAEDVAGKAGEGDFAVMIDTIQSWLGDHLHAHAAASPARLAPLAEVWEKLGRAAREVDTYNLDRRPLVMTMFHDLSDAVARSRAA from the coding sequence ATGCGCGCAACGAGCGACGAACCCGACCGGTTGCCGAACGCCCCGCACCCGCGCGAGACTCTGGCGCTCGTCGGGCATGGGACGCAGGAGCAGGACTTTCTCGAAGCGTTGCGCTCGGGCCGGATGCACCATGCCTGGCTGCTCGGCGGCCCGGAAGGCATCGGCAAGGCGAGCTTCGCCTATCGCGCCGCGCGTTTCATGCTGGCGGCCGGCGACCCGGCCCGGCGCGCGGCCGATGCCGCTTCGCTTGCGATGGCGGAAGCGGATCCCGCGAGCCGGCGCATCATGGCGCAATCGCATCCCGATCTGCACGTGCTGCGCCGGACGCAGAAACCCGATGGCAAGGGCTACACCAGCAATATCCCGGTCGATTCGGTTCGCCGTGTGCTCGACCGCTTCGGTTCGAGCGCGGCCGAAGGCGGCTGGCGCGTCGCCATTGTCGATTCCGCCGAGGATATGGACCGCTCGGCCGCCAACGCCTTGCTGAAGCTGCTGGAGGAACCGCCGCTGCGCGCGCTCTTCCTGATCGTAGCGCATGCGCCCGGCCGCATGCTGCCGACGATCCGCTCGCGCTGCCGGCTCCTGACCTTCGAGGCTCTGGATGAGGCTGCTATCGCGCAGGCCGGCCGGATTGCGCTGGAGCGAATGGGCGATCCCTTCGACGAATCGGCTCTGTTGCGCGCCGCCAGCTTCAGCGACGGCTCGGTGCGCCGCGCGTTGACCTATGTCGATCCCGAGACGCTTGCACTGGTCGAGGCGGTGCGGGCACGGCTCGACGCACTTCCCGGCATCGACCTCACTGCCTTGCTGGCGCTCGCCGAGGACGTCGCCGGCAAGGCGGGCGAGGGCGACTTCGCGGTGATGATCGACACCATCCAGAGCTGGCTCGGCGACCATCTCCATGCCCATGCGGCTGCGAGCCCGGCGCGCCTTGCACCGCTGGCGGAGGTATGGGAAAAGCTGGGACGCGCGGCCCGCGAGGTGGACACCTATAACCTCGATCGCCGCCCTCTCGTGATGACAATGTTTCATGATCTGTCGGATGCGGTTGCCCGCTCGCGCGCAGCGTGA
- the metG gene encoding methionine--tRNA ligase: protein MATAPKFYLTTAIHYTNGPPHIGHAYEMVASDAIARFKRLDGYDVFAMTGTDEHGQKVQRTAAQNDLAPKAYVDQIAERFKQMEQRLGCSFDRFIRTTDADHLPSTHELWRRLEANGDIYLAKYAGWYSVRDEAFYAEKETTLQPDGTRLGGQGTPVEWVEEESYFFRLSAYQDRLLKLYEEVPNFISPETRKNEVVSFVRSGLEDFSVSRTTFDWGLSVPGAPNHVMYVWVDALNNYLTGCGFPDETNPRWHYWPADVHIIGKDIVRFHAIYWPAMLMSAGLPVPKRVFGHGFLLSKGEKMSKSLGNVVDPFTLADAYGVDQLRYFFLREVSFGQDGNYSHEAIVGRINADLANDLGNLAQRSLSMIAKNCEGRVPECGALTEGDDAMLALADGALAKARDAMQDFALHSLLAELWALVAEANRYFAANEPWRLTKSDPARRDTVLYVTAEVLRQVAILVQPVMPEACAKLLDLLGVAADARSFAALGKAGRLASGISLPAPSGIFPRYVEPEAGEGA, encoded by the coding sequence ATGGCCACGGCGCCCAAATTCTATCTGACGACCGCCATTCACTACACGAATGGTCCCCCCCATATCGGCCACGCCTATGAGATGGTGGCGTCGGACGCGATCGCGCGCTTCAAGCGCCTCGACGGCTACGACGTCTTCGCCATGACCGGGACTGACGAGCATGGCCAGAAGGTGCAGCGTACCGCGGCACAAAATGACCTTGCTCCAAAGGCTTATGTCGATCAGATCGCGGAACGCTTCAAGCAGATGGAGCAGCGGCTCGGCTGCTCCTTCGACCGCTTCATCCGCACCACCGACGCAGACCATCTGCCTTCGACGCATGAGCTCTGGCGGCGCCTGGAAGCCAATGGCGACATCTACCTCGCCAAATATGCCGGCTGGTATTCGGTTCGCGACGAGGCCTTCTATGCCGAGAAGGAAACCACGCTTCAGCCCGACGGAACGCGGCTCGGCGGGCAGGGCACCCCGGTGGAATGGGTCGAGGAGGAGAGCTATTTCTTCCGCCTTAGCGCCTATCAGGACCGTCTCCTGAAGCTCTATGAAGAGGTGCCGAACTTCATCTCGCCGGAGACGCGCAAGAACGAGGTCGTCAGCTTCGTTAGGAGCGGGCTGGAGGATTTCTCGGTCAGCCGCACCACCTTCGACTGGGGGCTGTCGGTTCCAGGCGCGCCGAACCACGTAATGTATGTCTGGGTCGATGCCCTCAACAACTACCTGACCGGTTGCGGCTTCCCCGACGAAACAAATCCGCGCTGGCATTACTGGCCCGCCGATGTCCACATCATCGGCAAGGACATCGTGCGCTTCCACGCCATCTATTGGCCCGCCATGCTGATGTCTGCCGGTCTTCCGGTACCCAAGCGCGTCTTCGGCCACGGCTTCCTGCTCTCCAAGGGCGAGAAGATGTCGAAGTCGCTGGGCAATGTCGTCGACCCGTTCACGCTGGCTGACGCCTACGGCGTCGACCAGTTGCGCTACTTCTTCCTGCGCGAGGTCTCCTTCGGCCAGGACGGCAATTACAGCCATGAGGCGATCGTCGGGCGCATCAATGCCGACCTCGCCAATGATCTCGGCAACCTGGCACAACGCTCGCTCTCGATGATCGCCAAGAACTGCGAGGGCAGGGTGCCTGAATGCGGCGCGCTGACCGAGGGCGATGACGCCATGCTCGCGCTCGCCGATGGCGCGCTCGCCAAGGCCCGTGATGCCATGCAGGATTTTGCCCTGCATAGCCTGCTGGCCGAGCTCTGGGCTCTGGTTGCCGAGGCGAACCGCTATTTCGCCGCGAACGAACCCTGGCGATTGACCAAGAGCGATCCCGCGCGCCGCGACACCGTGCTCTATGTCACGGCCGAGGTGCTGCGGCAGGTCGCGATCCTGGTTCAGCCGGTGATGCCTGAGGCCTGCGCCAAATTGCTCGATCTGCTGGGCGTTGCGGCTGACGCCCGCAGCTTCGCCGCGTTGGGCAAGGCAGGCCGCCTGGCCTCCGGGATCTCGCTTCCAGCGCCGAGCGGCATCTTCCCGCGCTATGTCGAGCCGGAGGCCGGCGAGGGCGCCTGA
- a CDS encoding TatD family hydrolase has translation MLIDTHCHLDFPDFTEELDAFVARAEAAGVGRMVTISTRVARFPTYAAIAERFPSVWCSVGTHPHGAHEELDVTAEQLVALSRHPRCVAIGEAGLDYHYDKSPRAAQAQGLRTHIAAARMTQLPLVIHARQADDDMIAILREEMGKGAFPAILHCFTAGEALALAGVELGLYISFSGILTFKTSEELRRIARLVPSDRLLVETDAPYLAPVPFRGKRNEPSYVVETAKVLGEAIGVGFDEVAALTTANARRCYWKMDHAAPLAQHP, from the coding sequence ATGCTGATCGATACGCATTGTCATCTCGATTTTCCCGATTTCACTGAGGAACTCGACGCCTTCGTCGCGCGCGCCGAGGCCGCCGGCGTCGGCCGCATGGTCACGATCTCGACCCGCGTGGCGCGCTTTCCAACCTACGCGGCAATCGCCGAACGCTTTCCGTCGGTCTGGTGCAGCGTCGGCACGCATCCCCATGGCGCGCATGAGGAGCTCGATGTCACGGCCGAGCAGCTGGTTGCGCTGTCGCGCCATCCGCGTTGCGTCGCCATCGGCGAGGCCGGGCTCGACTATCATTACGACAAGAGCCCGCGCGCGGCGCAGGCTCAGGGCTTGCGCACCCATATCGCCGCTGCACGCATGACGCAGCTGCCGCTCGTCATCCACGCCCGCCAGGCCGATGACGACATGATCGCGATCCTGCGCGAGGAGATGGGGAAGGGCGCCTTCCCCGCCATCCTACACTGCTTCACGGCAGGCGAGGCTCTTGCCCTGGCCGGCGTCGAACTCGGCCTCTACATCTCGTTCTCCGGCATCCTGACCTTCAAGACCTCGGAGGAGCTGCGCCGCATCGCGCGCCTCGTACCGAGTGACCGCCTCCTGGTCGAGACGGACGCACCTTATCTCGCGCCCGTCCCATTCAGAGGCAAGCGCAACGAACCATCCTATGTCGTTGAAACAGCGAAGGTTCTTGGTGAAGCGATCGGCGTCGGATTCGACGAGGTCGCGGCCCTGACCACGGCCAATGCGCGCCGTTGCTACTGGAAGATGGACCACGCCGCACCCTTGGCCCAACACCCATGA